The following coding sequences lie in one Megalodesulfovibrio gigas DSM 1382 = ATCC 19364 genomic window:
- a CDS encoding ABC transporter ATP-binding protein, producing MAASLLTCAKVAVRFGGVVALDGVDFAVEAGSITGCIGPNGAGKTTLFNAITGMVDTAGGDILLDSHSLARLPAHRRAGLGVVRTFQNLEIFPNMTVLENVLVGCHRRLPQHFFDALLRTPRFFATEREARRLAMEALEFVELATDVHTSAGELSFGEQRALELARALAAAPRLLLLDEPAAGLNMQETKALGALIKRIRTERGVTIALVEHDMELVMDVCDVISVLQFGKLLARGTPRQIQQDPRVLAAYLGEDDEEEDARIEESAS from the coding sequence ATGGCCGCTAGCCTGCTCACCTGTGCCAAGGTGGCCGTGCGCTTTGGCGGCGTGGTGGCCCTGGACGGGGTGGATTTTGCCGTGGAGGCCGGCAGCATCACCGGCTGCATCGGCCCCAACGGCGCAGGCAAGACCACGCTCTTCAACGCCATCACCGGCATGGTGGACACCGCCGGCGGCGACATCCTGCTGGATTCGCACTCCCTGGCCCGGCTGCCTGCCCACCGTCGCGCCGGCCTGGGCGTGGTGCGCACCTTCCAGAATCTGGAAATTTTTCCCAACATGACCGTGCTGGAAAACGTGCTGGTGGGCTGCCACCGCCGGTTGCCGCAACATTTTTTCGATGCCCTGCTGCGCACGCCGCGGTTCTTCGCCACGGAGCGCGAGGCCCGACGCCTGGCCATGGAGGCCCTGGAGTTTGTGGAGCTCGCCACCGACGTGCATACCTCGGCCGGGGAATTGTCCTTCGGGGAACAGCGCGCCCTGGAGCTGGCCCGGGCCCTGGCCGCCGCGCCCCGGCTGCTGCTGCTGGACGAGCCCGCCGCCGGCCTGAACATGCAGGAAACCAAGGCCCTGGGCGCGCTCATCAAGCGCATCCGCACCGAACGCGGCGTGACCATTGCCCTGGTGGAGCACGATATGGAACTGGTGATGGACGTCTGCGACGTCATCAGCGTCCTGCAGTTCGGCAAGCTCCTGGCCCGGGGCACGCCGCGGCAGATCCAGCAGGATCCCCGCGTGCTGGCCGCCTACCTGGGCGAGGACGACGAGGAAGAAGACGCCAGGATCGAGGAGTCCGCATCATGA
- a CDS encoding DUF3592 domain-containing protein produces MPAPSRRPPLAQPPRDFRLNLFALRWVRFMPYLLLAPLAVLVALGFRDDSPLRQAAPILLAVMFLLLPLTLWLRRLFAQMLAGQQEAASRFTTVSPKACRLENTRYADTGGQIFLVRDVDSPADSPRFAARMRFSRRVWNLPEQEPVDVFMDPVGVSPVFAVAASTVSGWGEVLTRQDLETGWRQTRRLVTWLIALVLLGCAVAGWLLFQQYDLLRQTRQRAAESLTWPSVQGVILESEVAETRIPSGKTSVQGWEALVQYEYVVDGVTYPGERIHYGYAPTRTRQDADTLAATYPAGQPAAVHYDPALPARSVLEPGHVETLDAELAQIRLVMAAATGGLLLMSCIPAGVLWYTGRRRRQLELRLETLGLLPRP; encoded by the coding sequence ATGCCTGCCCCATCCCGCCGCCCACCATTGGCCCAACCGCCCCGGGATTTCCGCCTCAACCTGTTCGCGTTGCGCTGGGTCCGCTTCATGCCGTACCTGCTCCTGGCGCCGCTGGCCGTGCTGGTGGCGCTCGGGTTCCGGGACGACTCCCCCCTGCGCCAGGCGGCACCCATCCTGCTGGCCGTCATGTTTCTGCTGCTGCCCCTCACACTCTGGCTGCGACGCTTGTTCGCCCAGATGCTGGCCGGGCAGCAGGAGGCTGCATCCCGCTTCACGACGGTTTCGCCCAAAGCCTGCCGGCTGGAGAACACCCGCTACGCAGACACCGGCGGGCAAATCTTCCTGGTGCGCGATGTCGATTCGCCGGCGGACTCGCCCCGCTTCGCCGCCCGCATGCGGTTCAGCCGTCGGGTGTGGAATCTGCCGGAGCAGGAACCGGTGGACGTCTTCATGGATCCTGTCGGCGTGTCCCCGGTGTTTGCCGTGGCGGCGTCCACCGTCTCCGGCTGGGGCGAGGTGCTGACCCGTCAGGATCTCGAAACCGGCTGGCGGCAGACCAGACGCCTTGTCACCTGGCTGATCGCCTTGGTGCTCCTCGGCTGCGCCGTGGCCGGCTGGCTGCTGTTCCAGCAATACGATCTCCTGCGCCAGACCCGTCAGCGCGCCGCAGAAAGCCTGACCTGGCCCAGTGTCCAGGGCGTGATCCTGGAAAGCGAGGTGGCCGAAACGCGCATCCCCTCGGGCAAGACCTCCGTACAGGGCTGGGAAGCCCTGGTGCAGTACGAATACGTGGTGGACGGCGTTACCTATCCTGGCGAACGCATCCATTACGGCTACGCCCCCACCCGCACCCGGCAGGACGCCGACACCCTGGCCGCCACCTATCCGGCTGGGCAGCCGGCCGCCGTCCATTACGATCCGGCCCTGCCTGCGCGCTCCGTGCTGGAGCCCGGGCATGTGGAGACACTGGACGCGGAGCTGGCCCAGATACGGCTGGTGATGGCTGCCGCCACAGGGGGTCTGCTGCTGATGTCCTGCATTCCGGCGGGGGTGCTGTGGTACACGGGCCGGCGCCGCCGGCAGTTGGAATTGCGCCTGGAGACGCTGGGGCTCTTGCCGCGGCCGTGA
- a CDS encoding FAD binding domain-containing protein, protein MFEDFAYTRPDTVAQAAQLLQEEAAHALAGGSDLLGCLRERIFPVKTVVSLSNLKDLRGIARTAEGGLALGARTTIAEVVESTEVQTLYPGLAQAAAEVASPQLRNQGTLGGNLCQKPRCWYYRGDFDCLRKGGASCLAVHGENQLHCILGGDACYMVHPSDTAPMLQALDATVWVAGPAGDRSLPLEQLFMPPGQDPTRETTLQPGELVTHIHLPPPEPGLHTRYRKVRARRSWDFALAGMALAAVTEDEVMRSCRIVLSGAAPIPWRVTHAETVLTGQRLTRALCRAAAEAAMQGAEPLAHNAYKIELFRNMIQEELERLIRS, encoded by the coding sequence ATGTTTGAGGATTTTGCCTACACCCGCCCCGACACCGTGGCCCAGGCCGCCCAGTTGTTGCAGGAGGAAGCCGCCCATGCCCTGGCTGGCGGCTCGGACCTGCTGGGCTGCCTGCGGGAGCGGATTTTCCCTGTCAAGACAGTGGTTTCCCTTTCAAACCTCAAGGACTTGCGAGGCATTGCCCGCACGGCCGAAGGCGGCCTCGCCCTGGGCGCACGGACCACCATCGCCGAGGTGGTCGAATCCACGGAAGTGCAGACCCTCTATCCCGGGCTTGCCCAGGCCGCGGCCGAGGTGGCCAGCCCGCAACTGCGCAACCAGGGCACCCTGGGCGGCAATCTCTGCCAGAAGCCCCGCTGCTGGTACTACCGGGGCGATTTTGACTGCCTGCGCAAGGGGGGGGCAAGCTGCCTGGCCGTGCATGGCGAAAACCAGCTCCATTGCATCTTGGGGGGCGACGCCTGCTACATGGTGCACCCCTCGGACACCGCCCCCATGCTCCAGGCCCTGGATGCCACCGTCTGGGTGGCCGGTCCTGCCGGAGACAGGTCCCTGCCCCTGGAGCAGCTCTTCATGCCCCCCGGCCAGGACCCGACACGGGAAACCACCCTGCAGCCCGGCGAACTCGTCACCCACATCCACCTGCCGCCGCCCGAACCAGGGTTGCACACCCGCTACCGCAAGGTGCGCGCCCGGCGATCCTGGGATTTCGCCCTGGCCGGCATGGCCCTGGCCGCCGTGACCGAGGACGAGGTGATGCGCAGCTGTCGTATCGTACTCTCCGGCGCAGCGCCCATCCCCTGGCGGGTGACGCACGCCGAGACCGTGCTCACCGGGCAACGCCTCACCCGTGCACTGTGCCGCGCCGCCGCCGAAGCCGCCATGCAGGGTGCGGAGCCCCTGGCCCACAATGCCTACAAAATCGAGCTGTTCAGGAACATGATCCAGGAAGAGCTGGAACGGCTCATCCGCAGTTGA
- a CDS encoding branched-chain amino acid ABC transporter permease: protein MLRSTPLLLAGFLALLLALPSMLTNEYYVSVLILACINAIVAVSMNLLLGYAGQISMGHAAFYGLGAYGTAIATATWGLPMEAGLGVALLAALVVALAIGIPCLKLSGHYLAMATLGFGLVVNIVFNEALETTGGPSGFVGIPRLKLLGFQFDDDLAYYRLLAVCLTGMLLLTHHIVDSRLGRALRALHTSEKAAACAGVDVARHKLFVFVLSALMAAFAGFLYAHYLTFVAPSSFSFLYSVEVITMVVLGGLATLGGAVAGAFFLTILPEMLRSFENIEVLLYGGILVLCMMFMPGGLMSAFTGAGRRLGRLLARKQPQSGGSHGR, encoded by the coding sequence ATGCTGCGTTCCACCCCTCTGTTGCTGGCCGGCTTTCTGGCCCTGTTGCTGGCCCTGCCGTCCATGCTGACCAACGAGTATTACGTCAGCGTGCTGATTCTGGCCTGCATCAACGCCATTGTCGCCGTGAGCATGAATCTGCTGCTGGGCTACGCCGGGCAGATCTCCATGGGCCACGCCGCCTTTTACGGCCTGGGGGCCTACGGCACGGCCATCGCCACGGCCACCTGGGGCCTGCCCATGGAGGCCGGCCTGGGCGTGGCGCTGCTGGCGGCGCTGGTGGTGGCCCTGGCCATCGGCATCCCGTGCCTGAAACTTTCGGGACACTACCTGGCCATGGCCACCCTGGGCTTTGGGCTGGTGGTGAACATCGTCTTCAACGAGGCGCTGGAAACCACCGGCGGCCCGTCCGGCTTTGTGGGTATTCCCCGCCTGAAGTTGCTGGGATTTCAGTTCGATGACGACCTCGCCTATTATCGCCTGCTGGCCGTGTGCCTGACCGGGATGCTGCTGCTGACGCACCATATTGTGGATTCGCGCCTGGGCCGGGCGCTGCGGGCCCTGCACACCAGCGAGAAGGCCGCGGCCTGCGCCGGGGTGGACGTGGCCCGGCACAAGCTCTTCGTCTTTGTGCTCTCGGCGCTCATGGCCGCCTTTGCCGGCTTCCTGTATGCGCACTATCTCACCTTTGTGGCGCCCTCCAGCTTCAGCTTTCTGTATTCGGTGGAGGTCATCACCATGGTGGTCCTGGGCGGGCTGGCCACCCTGGGCGGCGCGGTGGCCGGGGCCTTCTTCCTGACCATCCTGCCCGAAATGCTGCGCTCCTTCGAAAACATCGAAGTGCTGCTCTACGGCGGCATCCTGGTGCTGTGCATGATGTTCATGCCCGGCGGCCTGATGAGCGCCTTCACTGGCGCTGGCCGCCGGCTTGGTCGATTGCTGGCCCGCAAACAGCCGCAATCCGGAGGCAGCCATGGCCGCTAG
- a CDS encoding (2Fe-2S)-binding protein yields the protein MSSSPKSPPPQAGMTRRGFLKSMSVSAVATTMATTMATGAATLATATRAAAQDDAPPPVLRGLSPLSLTVNGVARTVLAEPRWTLLHVLRECLGITSPKPGCERGECGSCTVLVDGVARYACLMLAFEAQGRNIETVEGLMDGERLGPVQQAFLEEDALQCGYCTPGQIMAAEALLRQQPDPTLEEIRVGMSGNLCRCGAYRHILTAVAAASVKKKS from the coding sequence ATGTCTTCGTCCCCCAAATCTCCCCCCCCTCAGGCCGGCATGACCCGTCGGGGCTTCCTCAAATCCATGAGCGTCTCCGCCGTGGCCACCACCATGGCGACCACCATGGCTACGGGCGCAGCCACCCTGGCCACGGCCACCCGCGCCGCCGCCCAGGACGATGCCCCGCCGCCGGTCCTCCGGGGACTGTCTCCCCTGTCCCTCACCGTCAACGGCGTTGCCCGCACCGTGCTGGCCGAACCCCGCTGGACCCTGCTGCACGTGCTGCGCGAATGCCTGGGCATCACCAGTCCCAAACCCGGGTGCGAGCGCGGCGAGTGCGGCAGCTGCACCGTGCTGGTGGATGGCGTTGCCCGCTACGCCTGCCTGATGCTGGCCTTCGAGGCCCAGGGCAGGAACATTGAAACGGTGGAAGGGCTGATGGACGGCGAGCGCCTGGGGCCGGTGCAGCAGGCCTTTCTGGAAGAAGACGCCCTGCAATGCGGTTACTGCACGCCAGGGCAGATCATGGCCGCCGAGGCCCTGCTGCGGCAGCAGCCCGATCCCACCCTGGAGGAAATCCGCGTGGGCATGAGCGGCAACCTCTGCCGCTGCGGCGCGTACCGACACATCCTCACGGCTGTGGCCGCGGCCTCCGTCAAGAAGAAGTCCTGA
- a CDS encoding phenylacetate--CoA ligase family protein — protein MYWQREQECMDREELAQLQLERLQATLTRVARNVPFYKKIFDDIHFDPDAFLDLSQLAALPFTTKTDLRDNYPYGLFAVPLREVVRLHASSGTTGKAVVVGYTRNDLARWADLVARIMTMAGLTRDDVLQIAFGYSLFTGGFGMHDGAQRLGASVIPASSGHTGRQIQIIQDYRTTALACTPSYALHLADAMEAAGVNVNALSLRWGLFGAETWSEAMRAEIQDRLKLTATDNYGISEVMGPGVAGECLQQRGMHVNEDHFLIEIVDPLTGELLPEGELGELVITTLTKEAFPMLRFRTGDLTRILPGPCPCGRTLRRIERIRGRSDDMFIVKGVNIFPSQVEQELVAMLGSAPPWRIELSREAHLDHATLYIGATDQLLSDQMKDPLARLDQVSARMASALGVHFQIRLADARQVERDLYPDTDGAAGGKARRVLDKRMI, from the coding sequence GTGTACTGGCAACGCGAACAGGAATGCATGGACCGCGAGGAGCTGGCCCAACTCCAACTGGAGCGCCTGCAGGCCACCCTTACCCGTGTGGCGCGCAACGTCCCGTTCTACAAAAAAATCTTCGACGACATCCACTTTGATCCCGACGCCTTCCTGGACCTCTCCCAACTGGCCGCCCTGCCCTTCACCACCAAGACCGACCTGCGCGACAACTACCCTTACGGCCTCTTCGCCGTGCCCCTGCGCGAGGTGGTGCGGCTGCATGCCTCCTCCGGCACCACCGGCAAGGCCGTGGTGGTGGGCTACACCAGAAACGACCTCGCCCGCTGGGCCGATCTGGTGGCCCGCATCATGACCATGGCCGGCCTCACCCGGGACGACGTGCTGCAGATCGCCTTCGGCTATTCCCTGTTCACCGGCGGCTTTGGCATGCACGACGGCGCGCAGCGGCTGGGGGCCTCGGTCATCCCTGCCTCCAGCGGGCACACCGGCCGGCAGATCCAGATCATCCAGGACTACCGCACCACAGCCCTGGCCTGCACCCCGAGCTACGCCCTGCACCTGGCCGATGCCATGGAGGCCGCCGGCGTGAACGTGAACGCCCTCTCCCTGCGCTGGGGGCTCTTTGGGGCAGAGACCTGGAGCGAGGCCATGCGCGCGGAAATCCAGGACCGCCTCAAGCTCACTGCCACGGACAATTACGGCATCTCCGAGGTCATGGGCCCCGGCGTGGCCGGCGAGTGCCTGCAGCAGCGCGGCATGCATGTCAACGAGGATCACTTCCTCATTGAGATCGTCGATCCGCTCACCGGCGAGCTCCTGCCCGAAGGCGAGCTGGGCGAGCTGGTCATCACCACCCTGACCAAGGAAGCCTTCCCCATGCTGCGCTTCCGCACCGGGGATCTCACGCGCATCCTGCCCGGCCCCTGCCCCTGCGGCCGGACCCTGCGGCGCATCGAACGCATCCGCGGCCGCAGCGACGACATGTTCATCGTCAAGGGCGTGAACATCTTCCCCTCCCAGGTGGAACAGGAGCTGGTGGCCATGCTGGGCTCGGCGCCGCCCTGGCGCATCGAACTCAGCCGCGAAGCCCATCTGGACCACGCCACCCTGTACATCGGGGCCACGGACCAGCTCCTGAGCGATCAGATGAAAGACCCCCTGGCCCGGTTAGATCAGGTCTCCGCCCGCATGGCCTCGGCCCTGGGCGTGCACTTTCAGATCCGCCTGGCAGACGCCCGTCAGGTGGAGCGCGATCTGTACCCGGACACCGACGGAGCCGCCGGCGGCAAGGCCCGCCGCGTGCTGGACAAGCGGATGATCTAG
- a CDS encoding xanthine dehydrogenase family protein molybdopterin-binding subunit, with product MADKGYFDPVSPLPQPSKPGEAPRPWGQTTLIGQRIPRVDAYERVSGAAVYPSDIRLPGMLHAAILHCPHAHAIVRGLETAKARAMPGVRDIITAGTPGADIQWPYAEGRAYPLFDPHLRFEGEEVAAVVADTPWQAWDAARAIEVRYDERPAAVAERLALTEKAPNVHPGGNLARPVQAYARGDLDKGLAEAAVVLTGSFRTASQLHIPLERHGCVAMWDGDGLTVWESTQGVFPVQEKLAAVLGLPLSRVRVRGEYMGGGFGSKLETSKYAVIAAILARRTGRPVKLFLSREQTMLSMGLRPAAHMEMQLAAKADGTLTGISFSGLASGGAYGGAGTALVDWPAKDLYRCPNVRTELTDVLLHSQPARPFRAPGYPQGAWAVEQMMDRMADALGLDPVALRLQNIPTTSQAREGAPAYTTTGLKACLEEGAAAFGWQESRQRTAAQPATVAIRRGVGMAACNWLVGGGFPPSTVVLKLLADGSVILNMGASDIGGGTKTIMAMVVAEELGVTLDRIHIEHADTATTQYATASGGSKTVPTEAPAVREAAQELKRQLLAWAAEELGMKAETLRYEGASIVVNHSEKQEKQGKQPQRVAVTALARLRQQRVALGVGHKRPNPKNKTVCPFGAQFCEVEVNTGTGEIRVVRFLACHESGRVMNRLTYDCQVYGGMTMGAGFALTEGRILDADSGKLCNRNLHDYKLPTMLDVPADIVSLPLDLPDDAANSTGAKGLGEPVVVPTAPAIANAIADALRPWQVRLAATPITPAAVLQALAAAKEA from the coding sequence ATGGCCGACAAAGGCTATTTCGATCCCGTTTCCCCGCTGCCCCAGCCATCCAAACCCGGCGAGGCGCCGCGCCCCTGGGGGCAGACCACCCTCATCGGCCAGCGCATCCCCCGCGTGGACGCCTACGAACGCGTGAGCGGTGCTGCCGTCTACCCCTCCGACATCCGCCTGCCCGGCATGCTCCATGCGGCCATCCTGCATTGTCCGCATGCCCATGCCATCGTGCGCGGCCTGGAGACGGCCAAGGCCAGGGCCATGCCCGGCGTGCGGGACATCATCACCGCCGGCACCCCCGGGGCGGACATCCAATGGCCCTATGCCGAAGGACGCGCATACCCGCTCTTTGATCCGCACCTGCGATTCGAGGGTGAGGAAGTGGCCGCCGTGGTGGCGGACACCCCCTGGCAGGCCTGGGACGCCGCGCGGGCCATCGAGGTGCGGTACGACGAACGCCCGGCCGCCGTGGCCGAGCGGCTGGCCCTGACGGAAAAGGCCCCCAACGTCCACCCCGGCGGCAATCTGGCCCGTCCGGTGCAAGCCTACGCCCGGGGCGATCTGGACAAAGGTCTGGCCGAGGCTGCCGTGGTGCTCACGGGCTCTTTCCGCACCGCCTCCCAGTTGCACATTCCCCTGGAACGCCACGGCTGCGTGGCCATGTGGGACGGCGACGGGCTCACCGTCTGGGAATCCACCCAGGGCGTATTTCCGGTGCAAGAGAAGCTCGCCGCCGTGCTGGGCCTGCCCCTGAGCCGCGTCCGGGTGCGGGGGGAATACATGGGCGGCGGGTTCGGATCCAAGCTGGAGACGAGCAAATACGCCGTCATCGCCGCCATACTCGCCCGGCGCACCGGCCGTCCGGTCAAACTCTTCCTGTCCCGGGAACAGACCATGCTCTCCATGGGCCTGCGTCCTGCCGCGCACATGGAAATGCAGCTGGCCGCCAAGGCCGACGGCACCCTGACGGGCATCTCCTTTTCCGGGCTGGCCTCGGGCGGGGCCTACGGCGGCGCGGGCACGGCCCTGGTGGACTGGCCGGCCAAAGACCTCTACCGCTGCCCCAACGTGCGCACCGAACTGACGGATGTGCTGCTGCACAGCCAGCCCGCCCGCCCCTTCCGCGCCCCCGGCTATCCCCAGGGAGCCTGGGCCGTGGAGCAGATGATGGACCGCATGGCCGACGCCCTGGGCCTGGATCCCGTGGCCCTGCGCCTGCAGAACATCCCCACCACTTCCCAGGCGCGCGAAGGCGCGCCGGCCTATACCACCACCGGCCTGAAGGCCTGCCTGGAAGAAGGCGCAGCCGCCTTCGGCTGGCAGGAGTCGCGCCAGCGCACCGCAGCCCAGCCAGCCACCGTCGCCATCCGTCGCGGCGTGGGCATGGCGGCCTGCAACTGGCTGGTGGGCGGCGGCTTTCCCCCGTCCACGGTGGTGCTCAAGCTGCTGGCGGATGGATCGGTCATCCTCAACATGGGCGCCAGCGACATCGGCGGCGGCACCAAGACCATCATGGCCATGGTGGTAGCCGAGGAACTGGGTGTGACCCTGGACCGCATCCACATCGAACACGCAGACACGGCCACCACCCAGTACGCCACGGCCTCCGGCGGCTCCAAGACCGTGCCCACGGAAGCCCCGGCCGTGCGCGAGGCGGCGCAGGAGCTCAAGCGTCAGCTCCTGGCCTGGGCCGCGGAGGAACTCGGCATGAAGGCGGAGACCCTGCGGTACGAGGGGGCGTCCATCGTCGTCAACCATTCGGAGAAGCAGGAAAAGCAAGGCAAGCAGCCGCAGCGTGTTGCGGTCACGGCCCTGGCCCGGCTCAGGCAGCAGCGCGTGGCCCTGGGCGTGGGACACAAGCGGCCCAATCCCAAAAACAAGACCGTCTGTCCCTTTGGCGCGCAGTTTTGCGAGGTGGAGGTGAACACCGGCACGGGCGAGATCCGCGTGGTCCGCTTCCTGGCCTGCCACGAGTCCGGCCGGGTGATGAACCGCCTGACCTACGATTGCCAGGTGTACGGCGGCATGACCATGGGCGCCGGCTTTGCCCTGACCGAGGGCCGCATCCTGGATGCGGATTCCGGCAAGCTCTGCAACCGCAACCTGCACGACTACAAGCTGCCCACCATGCTGGATGTGCCCGCGGACATCGTCTCCCTGCCCCTGGATCTTCCCGACGATGCCGCCAACTCCACCGGCGCCAAAGGCCTGGGCGAACCCGTGGTGGTGCCCACGGCCCCGGCCATCGCCAACGCCATTGCCGACGCCTTGCGACCCTGGCAGGTGCGGCTCGCCGCCACGCCCATCACCCCCGCAGCCGTGCTGCAGGCCCTGGCCGCAGCAAAGGAAGCATGA
- a CDS encoding branched-chain amino acid ABC transporter permease has product MLSSLLQYLLTGLTVGATYGLTGLGFTIIYNTTSIINFAQGEFVMLGGMLAVALMTGLDWPLIPAILGAMAGTTLAGVLMHQLTIRPVRRAEALQYIIITIGVSILIRGIAMLVFGKDTFALPQFTGNTPLSFLGASVMPQNLWVLGVTAVLLLLMKLFFDRTIHGKAMLACSVDPKAASLVGVSVRKMAVTSFALSAFVGAVGGVILAPITLTSYDRGIMLGLKGFAACIVGGLGNPFGAAAGGIALGILESVGAGYISSGYKDAFAFLALLVLLFVKPSGLFGKAAIKRV; this is encoded by the coding sequence ATGCTCTCCAGCCTGCTGCAGTATCTGCTTACCGGCCTCACCGTGGGGGCCACGTATGGCCTCACGGGATTGGGGTTCACCATCATTTACAATACCACCAGCATCATCAACTTTGCCCAGGGCGAATTCGTGATGCTGGGCGGCATGCTGGCCGTGGCCCTGATGACCGGTCTGGACTGGCCGCTCATCCCGGCCATCCTGGGAGCGATGGCCGGCACCACCCTGGCGGGCGTGCTCATGCATCAGCTCACCATCCGGCCGGTCAGGCGGGCCGAGGCGCTGCAGTACATCATCATCACCATCGGCGTCTCCATCCTCATCCGGGGCATCGCCATGCTGGTGTTCGGCAAGGATACCTTTGCCCTGCCGCAGTTCACCGGCAACACGCCCCTTTCCTTTCTGGGAGCCAGCGTGATGCCGCAGAACCTCTGGGTGCTGGGGGTGACGGCCGTGCTGCTGCTCCTGATGAAGCTGTTCTTCGACCGCACCATCCACGGCAAGGCCATGCTGGCCTGCAGCGTGGATCCCAAGGCGGCCTCCCTGGTGGGGGTCAGCGTGCGCAAGATGGCCGTGACGAGCTTTGCCCTCTCCGCCTTCGTGGGCGCCGTGGGCGGGGTGATCCTCGCGCCCATCACCCTGACCTCCTACGACCGCGGCATCATGCTCGGCCTCAAGGGCTTCGCGGCCTGCATCGTGGGCGGGCTGGGCAACCCCTTCGGCGCGGCGGCAGGGGGCATCGCCCTGGGCATTCTGGAAAGCGTGGGCGCGGGCTACATCTCCTCCGGCTACAAGGACGCCTTCGCCTTCCTGGCGCTGCTGGTGCTGCTCTTCGTCAAACCGAGCGGGCTCTTCGGCAAGGCCGCCATCAAGCGAGTCTAA
- a CDS encoding HAD family hydrolase, producing MIDIAIPGFGAFKLRSMALDFNGTLGLDGALLPGVAERLTALAERLHVVVLTADTHGTVHNILAGLPVDVQVVSTGPGKPREDEAKRAAIIGLQRDVAFVGNGFNDRLALEVAALGVLVFGPEGASMEAMQHADVLVTDIRHALDLLLVPTRLQATLRR from the coding sequence ATGATCGACATCGCCATTCCCGGTTTCGGCGCTTTCAAGCTGCGTTCCATGGCCCTGGATTTCAACGGCACCCTGGGCCTGGACGGCGCGCTGCTGCCCGGCGTGGCCGAGCGGCTCACCGCCCTGGCCGAGCGGCTGCATGTGGTGGTGCTCACGGCAGACACCCACGGCACCGTGCACAACATCCTGGCCGGCCTGCCCGTGGACGTGCAGGTGGTCAGCACCGGGCCGGGCAAGCCGCGGGAAGATGAGGCCAAGCGCGCAGCCATCATCGGCCTGCAGCGCGATGTCGCCTTTGTCGGCAACGGCTTCAATGATCGCCTGGCCCTGGAAGTGGCGGCCCTGGGCGTGCTGGTGTTCGGGCCGGAAGGGGCGAGCATGGAGGCCATGCAGCACGCCGACGTGCTGGTGACGGACATCCGCCACGCCCTGGATCTGCTGCTGGTGCCCACCCGGCTCCAGGCCACCCTGCGCCGGTAG
- a CDS encoding ABC transporter ATP-binding protein, with amino-acid sequence MLTLRNVDVRYGAIHAVRRVSLHVGKGEIVTLIGANGAGKTTLLCTISGLLSPASGEILFDGKSIAGAAPDTIVRRGISQSPEGRRIFGPLTVADNLRLGAYVRRGQDGEIEQDLQAMYTMFPILHERRRQSAGALSGGEQQMLAMARALMARPRLLLLDEPSMGLAPKVTREIFRHVVALRREQGLTVLLVEQNAKKALEIADRGYVIETGRIILQGPSGELLANRDVQRAYLGHDAGNDVETAAPSA; translated from the coding sequence CTGCTGACCCTGCGCAACGTGGACGTGCGCTACGGCGCCATCCACGCCGTGCGGCGCGTGTCCCTGCATGTGGGCAAGGGCGAGATCGTCACCCTCATCGGGGCCAACGGCGCGGGCAAGACCACCCTGCTGTGCACCATCTCCGGGCTGCTGTCTCCGGCGTCCGGGGAGATTCTGTTCGACGGCAAGTCCATCGCCGGGGCTGCGCCAGACACCATCGTGCGGCGCGGCATCTCCCAGTCCCCCGAGGGGCGGCGCATCTTCGGCCCCCTGACCGTGGCGGACAACCTGCGTCTGGGCGCGTACGTGCGTCGCGGCCAGGATGGCGAGATCGAACAGGATCTGCAGGCCATGTACACCATGTTCCCCATCCTGCACGAACGCCGCCGCCAGAGCGCCGGTGCGCTTTCCGGCGGTGAGCAGCAGATGCTGGCCATGGCCCGGGCCCTCATGGCCCGGCCGCGGCTGCTCCTGCTGGACGAGCCAAGCATGGGCCTGGCCCCCAAGGTGACGCGGGAAATTTTTCGCCATGTGGTGGCCCTGCGCCGGGAACAGGGCCTGACCGTGCTGCTTGTGGAGCAGAACGCCAAGAAGGCCCTGGAAATTGCGGATCGCGGCTACGTCATCGAGACCGGCCGCATCATCCTGCAGGGGCCCAGCGGCGAACTGCTGGCCAACCGCGACGTGCAGCGCGCCTATCTGGGACACGACGCCGGCAACGACGTCGAAACCGCCGCCCCTTCCGCCTGA